The following coding sequences lie in one Spinacia oleracea cultivar Varoflay chromosome 1, BTI_SOV_V1, whole genome shotgun sequence genomic window:
- the LOC110778222 gene encoding leucine-rich repeat receptor protein kinase MSP1, whose amino-acid sequence MSLYRMTVPSLVCLVLSMLCAASALNDLEIVSSLRNNLIQRKEMFSSWFSLESPVCNWTGVICEGSEVLGLNLPCGSSPLNLPFLSRIGDLKHLKYLNLSQCGLNGVIPENIWSLEELMILDLSGNGLSGTLPPTVSNLKKLRQLVLDGNSLSGHLPSTIGLLTDLIELSVPENFFFGNLPPELGNLSKLESLDLSGNSFSGSLPSSMSDLASLLYFDASRNRFSGPIFSGLGKLTGLKKMDLSVNSITGSIPEDIGELGNLTSLNLMDNSISGVIPSSIGNLRLLQELVVQNCRLTGAIPEELTELSNLGFMNIGRNFFVGELPASVGKMTSLSFLLAANAGLSGSIPGQLGNCKRLITLDLSLNSFSGPLPDGLAGMESIQTLILDSNHLSGMIPSWISNWKEVESILMAENLFTGSIPPLNLPNLRQLDLDSNMLSGELSSEICNAKSLNKLSLSNNNFTGSIGDTFRNCSGITGLTLSMNNLSGELPDYLGNLPLITLALSKNRFEGKIPDQLWESKSLTGITLNNNFLSGKIPPALAKVQTLQRLELGNNLFEGTIPASIGRLRNLTNLSLRGNQLTGEIPVELFNCTGLVSLDLGSNSLTGSIPKSITRLKLLDNLVLAHNNFSGLIPEEICSGFQEGPMPDTEFTQHYGLLDLSYNKFVGPIPASIGRCSIIRELLLHNNELNGSIPSELSNLSYLSLLNLSSNYLTGPAIPKLFTSNKLQGLILSHNELTGNIPDNLASLMPSLTELDMSWNFLSGSLPPSVFSIESLSFIDISANSLTGTIPCHFESTSYLVHLNASNNNFFGPLCDSLSNLTTLSSLDLHSNSLTGSLPPSISNLAALTYLDLSGNSFENYVPCNICDIQDLSFINLSANRFLGFVPASCIEHKGPCLASAPPRTITQAPVWGAIIGVLAVLIVLVICVGRHLVLKHKAALRECRKCELVSTAERSDELMCKKSKEPLSINIATFEHSLTRLSPADILSATDNFSKTFIIGDGGFGTVYKASLPEGRTIAVKRLNGGHFHGDREFLAELETIGKVQHENLVPLFGYCVYAEERFLVYEYMENGSLDVWLRNRVDAVEALNWPTRFKICLGTARGIAFLHHGFVPHIIHRDIKSSNILLDHNFEPKVSDFGLARIISAYESHVSTILAGTFGYIPPEYGQSMVATTKGDIYSFGVVMLELVTGRAPTGQADKEGGNLVGWVRVMVATEREDEVLDSYVPSIARWRRQMLQVLNIARVCTNDNPAKRPTMLEVVRLLKEIKIES is encoded by the coding sequence ATGAGCTTGTATCGAATGACGGTTCCAAGTCTAGTTTGTTTAGTGCTGAGTATGCTATGTGCAGCCAGTGCTCTTAATGATCTCGAGATTGTCTCTTCTCTAAGGAACAATCTAATTCAGAGAAAAGAAATGTTTTCGAGCTGGTTTTCCCTGGAGTCACCTGTGTGTAACTGGACAGGTGTGATATGTGAAGGCTCGGAAGTTTTAGGGCTTAATCTACCTTGTGGATCTTCACCGCTAAACCTTCCTTTTCTTAGTAGGATAGGGGACCTGAAACATCTGAAGTACCTCAATCTCAGTCAGTGTGGGCTCAATGGCGTTATTCCTGAAAATATCTGGAGTCTTGAGGAACTCATGATTCTGGACCTGAGTGGCAATGGGTTATCTGGAACCCTTCCTCCAACAGTGTCCAACCTGAAAAAGCTCAGGCAACTTGTACTTGATGGTAACAGCCTATCAGGTCACTTGCCTTCGACGATTGGCCTTCTAACTGACCTTATCGAGCTTTCAGTTCCTGAAAATTTCTTCTTTGGCAATCTTCCGCCTGAACTTGGAAATCTTTCCAAGTTGGAATCACTTGATCTTAGTGGGAACAGTTTCTCTGGTTCCCTCCCTTCAAGTATGAGTGATCTGGCTAGCCTGCTGTATTTTGATGCTAGTCGCAACAGATTTAGCGGTCCTATCTTCTCTGGATTAGGAAAGTTAACAGGCCTTAAAAAGATGGATCTCTCAGTGAATTCCATAACTGGATCCATACCGGAAGATATTGGGGAATTGGGGAATCTGACTTCACTAAATCTGATGGACAACAGCATCAGTGGAGTAATACCTTCATCTATTGGAAATCTCAGGTTACTTCAGGAGCTTGTTGTCCAGAACTGCAGACTTACAGGTGCCATACCTGAAGAATTGACTGAGCTATCTAACTTGGGTTTCATGAACATAGGACGGAACTTTTTTGTGGGAGAATTGCCAGCAAGCGTTGGAAAAATGACCAGCTTAAGTTTCCTTCTCGCTGCAAATGCAGGGTTGAGTGGGAGCATCCCTGGACAGCTGGGTAACTGCAAGAGGCTGATTACCTTGGACCTTTCTCTTAACTCTTTTTCTGGTCCTTTGCCGGATGGTCTTGCTGGGATGGAATCAATTCAAACTTTGATTCTTGATTCCAATCACTTGTCAGGGATGATCCCTAGTTGGATTTCCAACTGGAAGGAAGTTGAGTCCATTCTGATGGCCGAGAACCTCTTCACAGGGTCTATTCCACCACTCAATCTGCCGAATCTAAGGCAACTTGACTTGGACTCCAACATGCTTTCTGGTGAGTTGTCTTCAGAAATATGCAATGCGAAGTCACTAAATAAGTTGTCATTGTCAAATAATAACTTCACTGGAAGCATTGGGGATACCTTCAGAAATTGTAGCGGTATAACTGGTTTGACATTGTCGATGAACAATCTTTCTGGAGAGTTACCTGATTACTTGGGTAATCTCCCTCTCATCACCCTTGCATTGTCAAAGAATAGATTTGAAGGAAAGATTCCTGATCAGCTATGGGAGTCGAAATCTCTCACAGGAATAACTCTAAACAATAATTTTCTTTCCGGAAAGATTCCTCCAGCTCTTGCTAAGGTTCAAACATTGCAGAGACTGGAATTAGGTAATAATCTCTTTGAAGGGACCATCCCAGCTTCGATTGGAAGATTGAGGAATCTGACCAACCTCTCTCTGCGTGGGAACCAGTTAACTGGAGAGATCCCTGTGGAACTTTTCAACTGCACTGGTCTTGTATCATTGGATCTTGGTTCAAACAGTCTTACAGGTTCTATTCCAAAGTCTATTACAAGATTAAAATTGCTGGATAACTTGGTGTTAGCCCATAATAACTTCTCTGGTCTCATTCCTGAAGAGATATGCTCCGGATTCCAAGAGGGTCCCATGCCAGATACCGAGTTCACTCAGCATTATGGCCTGCTTGATCTCTCCTACAACAAATTTGTGGGTCCAATTCCTGCATCAATTGGCCGATGCTCTATAATTAGGGAGCTGTTATTACACAACAACGAGCTGAATGGCAGCATCCCTTCTGAATTATCCAATCTTTCCTATTTGAGCTTACTGAATTTGTCCTCCAATTATTTAACTGGTCCAGCCATACCCAAACTTTTCACGTCGAACAAACTTCAGGGCCTCATCCTTTCACACAATGAACTGACTGGTAATATTCCGGATAACTTGGCCTCATTAATGCCTAGCTTAACTGAGCTAGATATGTCATGGAACTTTCTCAGCGGTTCTCTGCCACCATCTGTTTTCAGTATTGAAAGCCTGAGCTTCATTGATATCAGTGCAAATTCCCTTACAGGAACCATTCCTTGCCACTTTGAATCTACCAGTTATCTTGTTCATCTAAATGCTAGCAATAACAATTTTTTCGGCCCCCTTTGTGACTCTCTTTCGAACTTAACCACCCTCTCCTCTCTAGACCTGCACAGCAATTCTTTGACAGGAAGCCTTCCACCCTCGATATCAAACCTTGCTGCCTTGACATACCTAGATCTTTCAGGTAACAGTTTTGAAAACTACGTACCATGTAATATCTGTGACATTCAAGACCTCTCCTTCATCAATCTCTCTGCCAATAGATTCCTGGGATTTGTGCCTGCTTCCTGTATTGAGCATAAAGGACCGTGTTTAGCCTCTGCCCCTCCACGAACTATTACACAAGCCCCTGTTTGGGGTGCTATAATTGGGGTCTTAGCCGTCCTTATTGTTCTAGTCATCTGTGTGGGTAGACATTTGGTACTGAAGCACAAAGCAGCCCTTCGTGAATGTAGAAAATGTGAGCTTGTAAGTACAGCTGAGAGGTCTGATGAGCTCATGTGTAAAAAGTCAAAGGAGCCGTTAAGCATTAACATTGCTACATTTGAGCATTCTCTCACCCGCTTGAGCCCCGCAGATATTTTATCAGCCACTGACAACTTCAGCAAGACATTTATAATTGGTGATGGTGGATTTGGTACAGTTTATAAGGCATCCCTGCCGGAGGGGCGAACAATAGCTGTCAAGCGACTTAATGGAGGACATTTTCATGGTGATCGAGAATTTCTAGCTGAGTTGGAGACTATCGGAAAGGTTCAACACGAAAACCTGGTTCCATTATTTGGGTATTGTGTTTATGCCGAGGAAAGGTTTTTAGTGTATGAATACATGGAGAACGGGAGCCTTGATGTGTGGTTGAGGAACCGAGTTGATGCAGTGGAAGCCCTCAATTGGCCCACCCGTTTTAAGATATGTTTGGGGACTGCCCGTGGTATTGCCTTTCTGCATCATGGGTTTGTACCTCACATCATTCACAGAGACATCAAATCCAGCAACATACTACTGGACCACAACTTTGAGCCCAAAGTCTCGGACTTTGGACTGGCAAGAATAATCAGTGCGTATGAGAGTCATGTCAGCACCATTCTTGCTGGCACATTTGGGTATATACCTCCCGAGTATGGGCAGTCTATGGTTGCGACAACAAAAGGTGACATTTACAGCTTCGGGGTGGTGATGCTGGAGTTGGTGACTGGTAGGGCACCAACTGGACAAGCTGATAAAGAAGGTGGTAATTTGGTGGGTTGGGTTCGGGTGATGGTGGCCACTGAGAGAGAAGATGAGGTGCTTGATTCATATGTTCCATCTATTGCAAGGTGGAGGCGTCAGATGTTGCAGGTCCTCAACATTGCTCGAGTGTGCACCAATGATAATCCTGCAAAGAGACCTACTATGCTTGAAGTTGTCAGGCTGTTGAAGGAGATTAAAATTGAGAGTTAA
- the LOC110778223 gene encoding CRIB domain-containing protein RIC4: MSKDMKERSERWIILPFSLGCSSRSSVAVGSPSPTNDATLTSRQGRIKDSAITKNSRSFKLPKSKLSQGIRRLIRSLKSVSMFFVYKEEMDDKEEKELEIGYPTDVKHLTHIGWDGSTTISNAAKGWENLTPSEIISFPSISLKQFEAAMAEQAAGNKPV; the protein is encoded by the exons ATGAGTAAAGACATGAAGGAACGAAGTGAAAGATGGATAATTCTTCCTTTTTCCTTGGGTTGTTCTTCTCGTTCAAGCGTTGCTGTTGGCTCCCCGAGCCCTACTAATGATGCAACTCTAACCA GTAGACAAGGCAGGATAAAGGATTCTGCCATCACCAAGAACTCTCGTAGCTTCAAGCTTCCGAAATCTAAGTTATCCCAAGGAATTCGAAGATTAATCCGAAGTCTCAAATCCGTTTCTATGTTCTTCG TGTACAAGGAAGAGATGGATgacaaagaagagaaagaactgGAAATAGGGTATCCAACAGACGTGAAGCATCTAACACACATTGGATGGGACGGTTCTACGACAATTTCTAATGCCGCGAAAGGCTGGGAGAATTTGACCCCTTCAGAGATCATCTCGTTCCCATCAATCTCTTTGAAACAATTTGAGGCTGCAATGGCAGAGCAAGCTGCTGGAAACAAACCTGTTTGA